In the Ruminococcus sp. OA3 genome, one interval contains:
- a CDS encoding glycoside hydrolase family 32 protein yields MKKTEILTQITEAETASLHISDEKYRLFFHLMPPVGWLNDPNGLCVYRDTFHVFFQYSPEAPDGSGRKVWGHYTSADLVNWRYQGTPLVTDTVWDRDGAYSGCAFTDDGNLEVFYTGNVKETGDFDYIFNGRQANIIYTVSKDGTVFDEKLPLLTNRDYPSSYTCHVRDPKVWKQGGQYYMVLGGRKKDEHGAVMVYTSPDKKDWSLLKEMTSVEPFGYMWECPDLFEMNSRWFLLCCPQGLPSEAERYQNLYQSGYFQCEGFTLEDTDYKCHPGAFWELDHGFDFYAPQTFTDSGGRRILIGWAGIPEEERYGNAPTINEGWQHALTVPRELTFDGNMLRQYPVQELDSLHGEGLSLEENVIRAAAFDMQLTLAGNRQSVRLDDDLVLDCTDGLVTLTFLNDTGAGRTCRTARLPKGQRGIKELRILKDTSMLEFYINHGELVFTTRYYPKDVTQTPFALTGTVCRLHLWKIQKMNVHMGNLLTEYDMQKL; encoded by the coding sequence ATGAAGAAAACTGAGATTTTAACACAGATAACTGAGGCTGAAACGGCATCTTTGCATATATCCGATGAAAAATACCGCCTCTTCTTTCATCTGATGCCGCCTGTGGGCTGGCTGAACGATCCGAATGGATTATGTGTTTACCGTGATACGTTCCACGTATTTTTCCAGTACTCGCCGGAAGCTCCCGACGGCAGCGGCCGGAAAGTCTGGGGACATTACACATCGGCTGATCTGGTAAACTGGAGATATCAGGGCACGCCTCTGGTGACGGATACCGTCTGGGACCGTGACGGCGCCTATTCAGGCTGTGCATTTACGGATGATGGGAACCTGGAAGTGTTTTATACGGGAAATGTAAAAGAAACCGGTGATTTTGACTATATTTTTAATGGCAGACAGGCTAATATCATATATACTGTAAGTAAAGACGGGACAGTCTTTGATGAGAAGCTGCCGCTGCTCACCAACCGTGATTATCCGTCGTCCTACACCTGCCATGTACGTGATCCGAAGGTCTGGAAGCAGGGCGGACAGTATTACATGGTACTGGGCGGACGCAAAAAAGATGAACACGGTGCGGTGATGGTCTATACCTCTCCCGACAAAAAGGACTGGTCACTGCTGAAAGAAATGACCTCCGTAGAACCCTTTGGCTATATGTGGGAATGCCCGGATCTGTTTGAGATGAACAGCAGATGGTTCCTGCTGTGCTGTCCGCAGGGTCTTCCCTCGGAAGCTGAGCGGTATCAGAATCTTTACCAATCCGGATATTTCCAGTGTGAGGGCTTTACCCTGGAAGATACCGATTACAAATGTCATCCCGGGGCTTTTTGGGAGCTTGACCATGGTTTTGATTTCTATGCCCCTCAGACTTTTACGGACAGCGGAGGACGGCGCATCCTGATCGGATGGGCAGGCATCCCTGAGGAAGAACGTTACGGGAATGCTCCCACCATCAATGAGGGCTGGCAGCATGCCCTGACTGTGCCAAGGGAACTGACCTTTGACGGTAACATGCTGCGGCAGTATCCGGTACAGGAACTTGACAGTCTCCACGGTGAGGGACTCTCTCTGGAGGAAAATGTAATTCGGGCCGCCGCATTTGACATGCAGCTTACACTGGCAGGAAACCGGCAGTCCGTCCGCCTGGATGATGACCTGGTCCTGGACTGCACGGACGGGCTGGTCACCCTGACATTTTTAAATGATACAGGCGCGGGCCGGACGTGTCGAACGGCAAGACTGCCAAAAGGCCAGCGCGGCATAAAAGAACTGCGCATTTTAAAAGACACTTCCATGCTGGAATTTTATATCAATCACGGAGAGCTTGTATTTACCACAAGATACTATCCGAAGGACGTTACGCAGACACCGTTTGCGCTGACCGGTACCGTATGCAGGCTACATCTCTGGAAGATTCAAAAAATGAACGTCCATATGGGAAATCTTTTAACAGAATATGATATGCAGAAACTATAA
- a CDS encoding HPr family phosphocarrier protein, producing the protein MKSFQYVITDEVGIHARPAGLLVKKAKSISAAITIGCGAKKADATKLMAIMGLGAKKGSEVTVTVEGEEEDTVLAEMETFFKENF; encoded by the coding sequence ATGAAAAGTTTTCAGTATGTGATCACAGATGAGGTAGGTATCCACGCAAGACCGGCAGGTCTGCTCGTGAAGAAAGCAAAATCAATTTCGGCTGCCATCACCATCGGCTGCGGCGCAAAAAAAGCAGATGCCACAAAGCTCATGGCGATCATGGGACTCGGGGCAAAAAAAGGCAGCGAAGTGACGGTAACGGTTGAGGGCGAAGAGGAAGATACCGTATTGGCGGAGATGGAAACATTTTTCAAAGAAAACTTCTGA
- the ptsP gene encoding phosphoenolpyruvate--protein phosphotransferase: MDCRQGKAIFHGIAIGKLSIYGKEKQSVKREKIESPEAEKKRYFEARDRAVEELHQIYEKAVQEVGELHAQIFEVHAMMLEDDDYTDSVLNMIETQYINAEYAVAKTGDNFSEMFAAMDDEYFQARSADVKDISERVIAILTGAVTQAVLSEPVILAAKDLAPSETIQLDKNLLLAFVTEFGSANSHTAILARSMNIPALIGISVPEEWDGRPAAVDGHTGMLYIDPDEETLAQLRKKQEEAEQARALLQEVKGKESIAKNGKKIHLYANIGNAGDLANVLANDAEGIGLFRTEFLYLESDHYPTEQEQFQAYQTVAETMAGKKVIIRTLDIGADKQVDYFELEKEENPAMGYRAIRICLDRQDIFKTQLRAILRASVYGTLAIMFPMIISRREVMEAKRILAEVKQELSNEGIPYQDVEIGIMIETPAAAIMSDELAKEVDFFSIGTNDLTQYTLAIDRQNPKLDTIYDAHHPALLRLIEQVVKNGHDHGAWVGICGELGADLTLTKKFVEMDIDELSVTPNMVLPVRNEILKA, from the coding sequence ATGGATTGCAGGCAGGGCAAGGCGATCTTTCACGGAATCGCGATAGGAAAACTTTCCATCTATGGAAAGGAAAAGCAGTCAGTCAAGCGTGAGAAAATCGAATCACCGGAGGCTGAAAAGAAACGTTATTTTGAGGCAAGGGACCGTGCGGTTGAAGAACTGCACCAGATCTATGAAAAAGCTGTACAGGAAGTCGGTGAATTGCATGCACAGATTTTTGAAGTGCATGCCATGATGCTTGAGGATGATGATTACACAGATTCTGTACTCAATATGATTGAGACACAGTACATCAATGCAGAGTACGCAGTTGCAAAGACCGGGGATAATTTTTCAGAAATGTTTGCGGCGATGGACGATGAATACTTTCAGGCGAGAAGTGCAGATGTGAAGGATATCTCAGAGCGTGTAATCGCGATATTGACCGGAGCGGTGACACAGGCTGTCCTCAGTGAACCCGTGATTCTGGCAGCGAAGGACCTGGCACCCAGTGAGACAATTCAGCTTGACAAAAATCTGCTGCTGGCGTTCGTCACGGAGTTTGGCTCCGCCAACTCCCACACAGCAATCCTGGCACGCTCCATGAACATACCGGCACTGATCGGCATATCTGTCCCGGAGGAATGGGACGGCAGACCCGCTGCCGTTGACGGCCACACCGGCATGCTGTATATCGACCCGGACGAAGAGACACTTGCACAGCTTCGAAAAAAACAGGAAGAAGCAGAGCAGGCACGTGCCCTTCTGCAGGAGGTCAAAGGCAAAGAAAGCATTGCGAAGAATGGAAAGAAGATTCATCTGTACGCCAACATAGGAAACGCCGGTGATCTTGCAAATGTGCTCGCGAATGACGCCGAAGGCATCGGTCTGTTCCGCACGGAATTCCTGTACCTTGAATCAGACCACTATCCCACCGAGCAGGAACAGTTCCAGGCCTATCAGACAGTAGCTGAAACTATGGCGGGCAAAAAAGTTATCATACGCACTCTCGACATCGGGGCTGACAAGCAGGTGGATTATTTTGAACTCGAAAAAGAAGAGAATCCCGCCATGGGGTACCGCGCCATCCGAATCTGCCTGGACCGGCAGGACATCTTTAAAACACAGCTGCGGGCGATCCTGAGAGCCTCCGTGTACGGGACACTCGCGATCATGTTTCCGATGATCATTTCCCGCCGTGAAGTCATGGAGGCAAAGAGAATCCTTGCCGAAGTAAAACAGGAGCTTTCAAACGAAGGGATTCCGTATCAGGACGTCGAAATCGGTATCATGATCGAGACCCCCGCCGCAGCCATCATGAGCGACGAGCTTGCCAAGGAGGTAGACTTCTTCAGCATCGGCACCAATGACCTGACACAGTACACACTGGCGATCGACCGTCAGAACCCGAAGCTCGACACAATTTACGATGCTCACCACCCCGCACTTCTGCGCCTGATCGAGCAGGTTGTAAAAAATGGTCACGACCACGGCGCCTGGGTCGGCATCTGCGGCGAACTCGGTGCAGACCTCACTCTGACAAAGAAGTTTGTTGAAATGGATATTGATGAACTGTCCGTGACGCCAAACATGGTGCTGCCTGTGCGCAATGAAATCTTAAAAGCATAA
- a CDS encoding HAMP domain-containing sensor histidine kinase, with the protein MRLNSEVMIWLFCAAAVVTAAAFVWAAVSHRRIQKLYDRLDSMLNKAISGTFQEACFDETRQSELENKLYRYVKLTRMSARQQKEDQERVRTLISDISHQTKTPIANSLLYSELLLEQPLPEEGRDCADALHVQVKKLDFLIQALIKSSRLESGVIAVYPREEEVSPMVRQAVAQAALKAELKGVVIHCEQMAGRAFFDRKWTAEALYNLLDNAVKYSPPNCSIRISATEYPMFYRIDIADEGKGIPEEEQTLIFARFYRSQDAAQEEGIGIGLYLTREILKKQGGYVKVRSEYGKGSVFSVFLLREKPGK; encoded by the coding sequence ATGAGATTGAATAGCGAAGTGATGATATGGCTGTTCTGTGCAGCCGCGGTTGTGACAGCGGCTGCGTTTGTCTGGGCTGCGGTCAGCCACCGAAGGATACAAAAGCTGTATGACCGTCTGGATTCCATGCTGAATAAAGCCATCTCAGGCACTTTTCAGGAAGCGTGTTTTGACGAGACCAGACAGTCCGAGCTGGAAAATAAATTATACCGGTATGTGAAGCTGACCCGAATGTCAGCGAGGCAGCAAAAGGAGGATCAGGAACGGGTGCGGACACTGATCAGTGATATTTCTCACCAGACAAAGACACCGATCGCCAACAGTCTTTTATACTCTGAGCTTTTGCTGGAACAGCCGCTGCCCGAGGAGGGGCGGGATTGCGCGGATGCCCTGCATGTGCAGGTAAAAAAACTGGACTTTTTGATTCAGGCTCTGATCAAAAGCTCGCGGCTGGAGAGCGGAGTCATAGCAGTGTATCCGAGAGAAGAAGAGGTTTCGCCGATGGTCAGGCAGGCTGTGGCTCAGGCGGCATTAAAGGCAGAGCTGAAGGGGGTCGTCATCCACTGTGAGCAAATGGCAGGGCGTGCGTTTTTTGACAGGAAGTGGACGGCGGAAGCACTGTACAACCTGTTGGATAATGCGGTAAAATACAGCCCGCCAAATTGTAGTATCCGAATTTCAGCTACGGAATATCCGATGTTTTACAGAATTGATATTGCAGACGAGGGAAAGGGCATACCGGAGGAAGAACAGACACTTATATTTGCAAGGTTTTACCGCTCTCAGGATGCAGCGCAGGAAGAGGGGATAGGAATCGGTCTGTATCTGACAAGGGAGATCCTGAAGAAGCAGGGCGGATATGTAAAGGTTCGCTCAGAGTATGGAAAAGGGTCTGTGTTTTCTGTATTTCTACTAAGAGAAAAGCCGGGAAAATGA
- a CDS encoding response regulator transcription factor, protein MTRNILVVEDDVSLGKGIIMALKSDELELRQAVTAKEARQYLKNGTYDLVILDLNLPDGNGMELLEEIRAYSRMPVLILTANDMETDIVAGLESGADDYITKPFSLMVLRARVHAQLRKLSSSPEANAGMGGRRIETYHLMLDFERMEFKRDGQPVELGKTEQKLLYLLVSNPGVTLTRERLVDYVWTDGAQYVDENALSVAVKRLRDKLEDKKTGRSYIRTVYGIGYVWAVNEIE, encoded by the coding sequence ATGACGAGAAATATATTGGTTGTTGAAGATGATGTCTCACTTGGAAAAGGCATCATAATGGCGCTCAAATCAGATGAGCTGGAACTGAGGCAGGCCGTCACAGCAAAAGAAGCGAGACAATATCTTAAAAACGGGACGTATGATCTGGTGATACTGGATCTTAATCTCCCGGATGGAAACGGCATGGAATTGCTGGAAGAGATCAGGGCTTACAGTCGTATGCCGGTGCTCATACTGACGGCGAATGACATGGAGACCGATATTGTAGCGGGCCTGGAATCTGGCGCAGACGATTATATCACGAAACCGTTCAGCCTTATGGTGCTCAGAGCACGTGTACATGCACAGCTTCGGAAGTTGTCCTCCAGCCCGGAGGCGAACGCAGGTATGGGCGGCAGGAGAATAGAAACGTATCATCTGATGCTGGATTTTGAACGAATGGAGTTTAAAAGAGACGGACAGCCGGTGGAGCTTGGCAAAACGGAACAGAAGCTTTTGTATCTGCTGGTATCCAATCCGGGAGTTACTCTGACCCGGGAGCGTCTGGTGGATTATGTATGGACGGACGGCGCACAGTATGTGGACGAAAATGCATTGTCAGTAGCGGTCAAACGACTCCGGGATAAGCTGGAAGATAAAAAGACAGGGAGGTCCTATATCCGGACAGTGTACGGTATCGGATATGTGTGGGCGGTGAATGAGATTGAATAG
- a CDS encoding TOBE domain-containing protein, translating to MKISARNQLKGTITQITEGAVNGIVQIDIGGGNVISSTISMNAIKELGLEVGKEAYAIIKATSVMVGVDH from the coding sequence ATGAAAATCAGTGCCCGAAATCAATTAAAAGGAACCATTACCCAGATTACAGAGGGAGCCGTTAACGGAATCGTACAGATCGATATCGGCGGCGGCAATGTTATTTCCTCAACCATTTCCATGAATGCCATCAAAGAACTGGGACTGGAAGTTGGTAAAGAAGCCTATGCGATCATCAAAGCAACCTCCGTCATGGTTGGCGTTGATCACTGA
- a CDS encoding DUF554 domain-containing protein — protein MAGLGTLINIAGILAGGFIGLLIGKAMQERYQDTLMTATGVCVLFIGISGALEKMMTVSQGKLTGGGTMMIIGSFAFGSLIGEWLNIESRIKQFGRWLKQKTRSERDTSFVDGFVTTSLTICIGAMAVVGSIQDGISGDYSILAAKAVLDLIIVLVMTASLGKGCIFSVIPVALFQGSITLLSTFIEPFMTGQALSNLSLTGSMLIFCVGINLIWDKKIKVANMLPTIVLSVAWAFLPF, from the coding sequence GTGGCAGGACTCGGAACACTTATCAACATTGCCGGTATATTAGCCGGAGGTTTTATCGGGCTCTTAATCGGAAAAGCAATGCAGGAAAGATATCAGGATACGCTGATGACGGCAACCGGCGTCTGCGTGCTGTTTATCGGCATCAGCGGTGCCCTGGAAAAGATGATGACAGTCAGCCAGGGAAAGCTTACAGGTGGTGGAACAATGATGATTATCGGAAGCTTCGCCTTTGGTTCCCTGATCGGAGAATGGCTGAATATCGAATCACGCATCAAACAATTTGGAAGATGGCTGAAACAAAAGACAAGAAGTGAGCGCGATACTTCTTTTGTGGACGGTTTTGTAACAACTTCCCTCACAATCTGCATCGGTGCCATGGCGGTCGTGGGTTCCATTCAGGATGGCATATCAGGTGACTATTCCATACTGGCCGCCAAAGCCGTCCTGGACCTGATTATTGTCCTGGTGATGACTGCATCGCTGGGAAAGGGCTGTATATTTTCCGTGATACCGGTTGCCCTTTTTCAGGGAAGCATCACACTTCTCTCTACTTTTATCGAACCGTTCATGACCGGGCAGGCACTGTCCAACCTGTCGCTTACGGGCTCGATGCTGATATTCTGTGTTGGTATCAATCTGATATGGGACAAAAAAATAAAAGTTGCCAATATGCTGCCAACCATCGTATTATCTGTAGCTTGGGCATTTCTTCCATTCTGA
- a CDS encoding MBL fold metallo-hydrolase produces the protein MINDWSDMMALITYIGHSGFLAEWEHSVWLFDYYRGDIPEFSREKKLFVFCSHKHEDHFNPDIFSRFEEYPDVSYLLSRDLSYQVKRLSLSDRQNERITYLKAYQSHRETDGAGGDICVRTLHSTDCGVAFLVSYETETFRKQVYHAGDLNWWIWKGETKQEIGNMTARYQAEIERLRDWTDGLYAAFVPLDPRQEEWYRLGMDWFMERVGAEHVFPMHFWNNFDLIRKYRESEESEEFAGKIMEIVRDGQDFLI, from the coding sequence ATGATAAATGATTGGAGCGATATGATGGCATTGATAACGTATATCGGACACAGCGGGTTCCTTGCAGAATGGGAACACAGTGTCTGGCTTTTTGATTATTACCGTGGAGACATTCCTGAGTTTTCGCGGGAAAAGAAATTGTTTGTGTTTTGCAGTCATAAGCATGAGGACCATTTTAACCCTGACATTTTCAGCAGGTTTGAGGAGTATCCGGATGTGAGTTATCTGTTATCCAGGGACCTTTCCTACCAGGTTAAAAGACTTTCCCTCAGTGACAGACAGAACGAGCGCATTACGTATCTTAAGGCGTATCAGTCACACCGGGAGACGGACGGAGCCGGCGGTGATATCTGCGTCCGCACCCTCCATTCGACGGACTGTGGTGTGGCGTTTCTGGTGTCTTATGAGACAGAGACATTCAGGAAACAGGTTTACCATGCGGGAGATCTCAACTGGTGGATATGGAAAGGTGAGACAAAGCAGGAGATTGGAAATATGACGGCGCGGTATCAGGCGGAGATAGAGCGGCTCCGGGATTGGACGGATGGTCTGTATGCGGCCTTCGTGCCGCTGGATCCCAGGCAGGAGGAATGGTACCGGCTGGGGATGGACTGGTTTATGGAGCGAGTCGGGGCTGAGCATGTATTTCCCATGCATTTCTGGAATAACTTTGATCTGATCCGGAAATACAGAGAGTCAGAAGAATCAGAGGAATTTGCCGGAAAGATCATGGAGATCGTCCGGGACGGACAGGATTTTTTGATATAA
- a CDS encoding VOC family protein: protein MKIEHIAMYVDDLEGVRAFFTEYFHAKSNNGYHNRKTDFKSFFLTFDDGTRLELMNRPQMSDDEKPLARTGFIHMAFSVGSEEKVNELTRRLKDGGYQVLSGPRTTGDGYYESCVLGPEGNQIEITV, encoded by the coding sequence TTGAAAATTGAACACATTGCAATGTACGTAGATGATCTGGAAGGCGTGAGGGCATTTTTTACTGAGTACTTTCATGCGAAATCAAATAATGGGTATCATAATAGGAAGACGGATTTCAAGTCATTTTTCCTGACTTTTGATGACGGTACGAGGCTGGAGCTGATGAACCGGCCCCAAATGTCGGATGATGAAAAACCGCTGGCGCGGACAGGGTTTATCCATATGGCGTTCAGCGTAGGAAGCGAAGAGAAAGTGAATGAACTGACGCGGCGTCTGAAGGATGGGGGCTACCAGGTACTCAGTGGACCACGGACGACAGGAGACGGCTATTATGAGAGCTGTGTGCTGGGGCCTGAGGGGAACCAGATTGAGATCACGGTCTGA
- a CDS encoding DUF2089 family protein — protein sequence MAIEIVPEWMVNLDDEDVSFIKKFLLASGSLKEIAKQYEVTYPTVRLRLDKLIQKIKISDDVERDPYVALVKRLAVNEKLDFETAKVLIREYKKISKEESR from the coding sequence ATGGCTATTGAAATTGTTCCTGAGTGGATGGTAAATCTGGATGATGAAGACGTATCTTTTATCAAAAAATTCCTGCTGGCATCCGGCTCACTCAAAGAAATCGCAAAGCAATATGAAGTAACCTATCCCACAGTGAGGCTGAGACTCGATAAACTGATACAGAAAATCAAAATCAGCGATGATGTGGAACGTGACCCGTATGTTGCGTTGGTCAAACGCCTCGCTGTCAATGAGAAACTGGACTTTGAGACTGCAAAAGTTTTGATCCGTGAGTATAAGAAGATCAGTAAGGAGGAAAGCAGATGA
- a CDS encoding MATE family efflux transporter: MYRDLTKGNITKTIIIFVLPMMAGNLLQQFYNIADTLIVGRFLGRDALAAVGSAYTLMTFLTSVLLGLSMGAGASFSIYCGKGDLKRLRVAVLHAFGLIFAITIVLNVTVYLCIDPIMGFLNVPVEVYALMREYLWIIFVGTGAIFLCNFFSCLLRGMGNSAVPLIFLGVSAVLNIVLDLLFVLAFHWGVGGAAAATVIAQYVSGIGIAVYTFWRCREVCPGRFDLEWNKGILGEICSLSILTCVQQSVMNFGILMVQGLVNSFGPVIMAAFAAAVKIDSFAYMPVQDFGNAFSTFVAQNYGAGKEERIRTGIKKSVRITILFCVLVSTVVVVFARPLMLIFVQPHETEILAAGVRYLRVVGIFYSGIGCLFLLYGLYRAVKRPGMSVVLTVISLGTRVALAYLLSNYIGVIGIWVSIPVGWILADLTGLLYYWRRKSTLIKI; the protein is encoded by the coding sequence ATGTACAGGGACCTGACAAAAGGTAATATAACAAAAACTATCATAATATTTGTGCTGCCGATGATGGCGGGAAATCTACTGCAGCAGTTTTATAACATTGCAGATACACTGATTGTAGGCAGATTTCTGGGTCGTGATGCACTTGCGGCGGTAGGATCTGCCTATACACTGATGACATTTTTGACCTCGGTACTTCTCGGTCTTTCGATGGGCGCCGGGGCCTCATTTTCCATCTACTGCGGGAAGGGTGATTTGAAGCGTCTGAGGGTGGCGGTACTGCATGCATTCGGACTGATTTTTGCCATAACCATAGTGCTTAACGTCACCGTGTATCTGTGTATTGATCCGATTATGGGGTTTTTAAATGTACCTGTGGAAGTATATGCTCTGATGCGGGAATACCTGTGGATTATATTTGTCGGTACCGGTGCGATATTCCTCTGCAATTTTTTTTCCTGTCTGCTTCGGGGGATGGGCAATTCAGCCGTACCGCTGATCTTCCTGGGCGTATCCGCGGTTCTGAATATTGTGCTTGATCTGCTGTTTGTGCTGGCATTTCATTGGGGTGTGGGCGGAGCAGCGGCCGCGACGGTCATCGCACAGTATGTCTCAGGTATCGGAATCGCAGTATACACCTTCTGGCGGTGCAGGGAAGTATGTCCCGGGCGTTTTGATCTTGAATGGAATAAAGGTATTCTGGGTGAAATCTGCAGTCTTTCCATACTGACATGTGTTCAACAGTCTGTGATGAATTTTGGTATTCTGATGGTCCAGGGACTGGTCAACAGTTTCGGGCCGGTCATTATGGCGGCTTTTGCTGCGGCAGTAAAGATCGATTCGTTTGCCTACATGCCGGTACAGGATTTTGGAAATGCATTTTCAACATTTGTCGCACAGAATTACGGCGCCGGAAAGGAAGAACGCATTCGCACGGGAATTAAAAAATCAGTGCGGATTACCATTCTGTTCTGTGTTCTGGTTTCAACGGTTGTAGTGGTTTTTGCGAGACCGCTGATGCTTATTTTTGTGCAGCCGCATGAAACGGAGATTCTTGCCGCGGGGGTGCGGTATTTACGGGTGGTCGGTATTTTTTACTCTGGCATAGGCTGTCTGTTTTTGCTGTATGGTCTGTACCGTGCGGTGAAACGCCCGGGAATGTCCGTGGTTCTGACGGTTATCTCACTGGGAACCCGGGTGGCACTAGCTTATCTGCTCTCAAACTATATCGGTGTAATTGGAATCTGGGTATCCATACCTGTCGGATGGATACTGGCAGATCTGACGGGTCTGCTTTACTACTGGAGACGAAAATCTACATTGATAAAAATATAG
- a CDS encoding DNA alkylation repair protein, which yields MIIRLQGCASEKYKANVVKMGIPDENSIGVPTADIRRLAKEIGNSNELAFELWETGYHEARLLAVLLFEKKQVSAADVEKLMTAATGGIVQETSHSWEVPAQRYAYDVIILDEYGKSCRGKGDSRV from the coding sequence ATAATCATTAGACTTCAAGGATGTGCTTCGGAAAAATATAAGGCTAACGTCGTGAAAATGGGGATACCGGATGAAAACAGTATCGGGGTACCGACCGCAGATATTCGCAGACTCGCCAAAGAAATTGGAAACTCAAATGAACTTGCCTTTGAATTATGGGAAACGGGATATCATGAAGCCAGGCTTCTGGCGGTACTTCTTTTTGAAAAGAAACAGGTATCTGCTGCAGATGTTGAGAAACTCATGACGGCGGCAACTGGGGGCATAGTGCAGGAAACTTCGCACTCCTGGGAAGTCCCTGCGCAGCGATACGCCTATGATGTTATTATCCTGGATGAATATGGAAAAAGCTGTCGTGGTAAAGGAGATTCGCGGGTGTGA
- a CDS encoding transporter, with product MVTFYNICIGLTIGVLLGFTAGGLKWAFGRKSYSDERVKATKKLTGIAANILKYVTFLLLVLGLIWCAYFLVLGIVTPERSDYANNMAELVVAVLSVISIIFAFVEFLRRQDDKQ from the coding sequence ATGGTAACGTTTTATAATATTTGTATTGGGCTTACGATCGGAGTGCTCTTAGGCTTTACGGCAGGGGGTCTGAAATGGGCGTTCGGCAGAAAATCATATTCCGATGAACGCGTGAAAGCCACCAAAAAACTGACAGGGATAGCTGCGAACATCCTGAAATATGTGACGTTTTTGCTGCTCGTCCTGGGTTTGATCTGGTGTGCGTATTTCCTTGTGTTAGGAATCGTTACGCCGGAACGGTCAGATTATGCGAATAATATGGCGGAACTGGTGGTAGCAGTTTTGAGTGTAATATCCATTATATTTGCGTTTGTTGAATTTCTGAGACGGCAGGATGACAAACAGTAA
- a CDS encoding GNAT family N-acetyltransferase encodes MKILETERLYLREMEQSDYMALCGILQDKQVMYAYEHAFDDRETQEWLDNQIRRYEEQGFGLWAVVLKETDEMIGQCGITVQDWNEKQVLEIGYLFQKQHWHKGYAVEAAVACKKYAFDVLGAGEVYSIIRDNNTASQNVAKRNGMRVTGKLVKHYYNIDMLHFVFSVKKCDEMFMTVRDRQRW; translated from the coding sequence ATGAAGATACTGGAAACAGAAAGGTTATATCTGCGTGAAATGGAGCAGTCGGACTATATGGCTTTATGCGGGATACTCCAGGACAAACAGGTGATGTATGCATATGAACATGCGTTTGACGACAGAGAAACACAGGAATGGCTGGACAACCAGATCAGGCGTTATGAAGAGCAGGGATTTGGATTGTGGGCAGTTGTTTTAAAAGAAACTGACGAGATGATCGGACAGTGCGGGATTACAGTGCAGGACTGGAATGAGAAGCAGGTGCTGGAGATCGGATATCTGTTTCAAAAACAGCATTGGCACAAAGGCTATGCTGTGGAAGCTGCGGTCGCATGTAAGAAATATGCGTTTGATGTTTTGGGTGCAGGCGAAGTGTATTCCATCATACGGGACAACAATACTGCATCGCAGAATGTTGCAAAACGAAATGGTATGAGAGTAACAGGGAAACTTGTCAAACATTACTATAATATCGATATGCTCCATTTTGTTTTCTCGGTGAAAAAATGTGATGAAATGTTTATGACTGTGAGGGACAGACAGAGATGGTAA
- a CDS encoding DUF6434 domain-containing protein, with amino-acid sequence MKIQKSFSFNVGFQKWRKENTGKTYWEAIGEKIVPH; translated from the coding sequence GTGAAGATACAAAAAAGTTTTTCTTTTAATGTGGGTTTTCAGAAATGGCGAAAGGAAAATACCGGGAAAACGTATTGGGAGGCAATTGGAGAAAAAATCGTGCCGCATTGA
- a CDS encoding nucleic acid-binding protein produces MRECIRCGAEMKEDCTIKVAGTGYGIVMSTDENKLFGGRIGSPKVAICPKCGEVSIYVEDTRKIE; encoded by the coding sequence ATGAGAGAGTGTATCAGATGCGGAGCAGAGATGAAGGAAGACTGTACCATAAAAGTGGCAGGTACGGGATATGGAATAGTGATGTCCACAGATGAAAATAAGCTGTTCGGTGGGAGGATAGGGAGCCCGAAAGTAGCCATCTGTCCTAAGTGCGGCGAAGTTTCTATTTATGTTGAAGATACCCGGAAAATTGAATAG